Proteins found in one Xenopus laevis strain J_2021 chromosome 1L, Xenopus_laevis_v10.1, whole genome shotgun sequence genomic segment:
- the sub1.L gene encoding activated RNA polymerase II transcriptional coactivator p15 isoform X1 codes for MLDGMPKSKEIVSSSSSGSDSDSEVDKKVKRKKQPPPEKEKPVKKQKTGESSKGGASSRQSSGPEDNMFQIGKMRFVSVRDFKGKVLIDVREYFMDQAGEMKPGRKGISLNPEQWNQLKEQMSDIDDAIRKL; via the exons AATGCCAAAATCAAAGGAGATCGTGTCTTCAAGCTCATCTGGAAGTGATTCTGATAGTGAAGTTGACAAAAAG GTGAAGAGAAAAAAGCAACCACCTCCAGAAAAAGAAAAGCCAGTGAAGAAGCAGAAAACAGGGGAAAGTTCTAAGGGCGGAGCTTCTTCAAGGCAAAGCAGTGGCCCTGAGGATAATATGTTCcag ATCGGAAAAATGAGATTCGTTAGCGTTAGGGACTTCAAAGGAAAAGTCCTGATTGACGTCAGAGAATACTTCATGGATCAAGCAGGAGAAATGAAGCCAGGAAGAAAAG GTATTTCTTTAAATCCTGAGCAGTGGAACCAACTGAAGGAGCAGATGTCGGATATTGACGACGCAATAAGAAAACTGTAG
- the sub1.L gene encoding activated RNA polymerase II transcriptional coactivator p15 isoform X2 has translation MPKSKEIVSSSSSGSDSDSEVDKKVKRKKQPPPEKEKPVKKQKTGESSKGGASSRQSSGPEDNMFQIGKMRFVSVRDFKGKVLIDVREYFMDQAGEMKPGRKGISLNPEQWNQLKEQMSDIDDAIRKL, from the exons ATGCCAAAATCAAAGGAGATCGTGTCTTCAAGCTCATCTGGAAGTGATTCTGATAGTGAAGTTGACAAAAAG GTGAAGAGAAAAAAGCAACCACCTCCAGAAAAAGAAAAGCCAGTGAAGAAGCAGAAAACAGGGGAAAGTTCTAAGGGCGGAGCTTCTTCAAGGCAAAGCAGTGGCCCTGAGGATAATATGTTCcag ATCGGAAAAATGAGATTCGTTAGCGTTAGGGACTTCAAAGGAAAAGTCCTGATTGACGTCAGAGAATACTTCATGGATCAAGCAGGAGAAATGAAGCCAGGAAGAAAAG GTATTTCTTTAAATCCTGAGCAGTGGAACCAACTGAAGGAGCAGATGTCGGATATTGACGACGCAATAAGAAAACTGTAG